The following proteins are co-located in the Salvelinus fontinalis isolate EN_2023a chromosome 41, ASM2944872v1, whole genome shotgun sequence genome:
- the LOC129840210 gene encoding small integral membrane protein 11-like — MDHMINWKALDNVPLLFYILALKTLVLCLGFAGVKIYQAKKEEAKLKIQRAEQRRIAEQVQELLDNEVLDNKKDD, encoded by the exons ATGGACCACATGATCAACTGGAAG gCGTTGGACAATGTCCCTCTGCTCTTCTACATCCTGGCATTGAAGACCCTGGTCTTGTGCCTGGGCTTCGCTGGAGTGAAGATCTATCAGGCTAAGAAGGAAGAGGCCAAGCTGAAGATACAGAGGGCAGAGCAGAGGAGGATAGCGGAGCAGGTGCAGGAGCTCCTGGATAACGAGGTCCTGGACAACAAGAAGGATGACTGA